TCAGCTAATGAGTGTAACTTATTGAAAATATCAATATTATAATCACCTTGTAAACCTAGAGAGCCAATGGTAATTATTTTTCCGCCAAATGGTGGTGGAGTCATTCCATTTTTACCTAATCTCTCTCTTTTTAAGTTGTTAGAGCTATCTATTGATACCCCCAGAGCTGAATCTGCTAATTTAATAGCTTCATCAGATTTAGAAATATTAAGTTTAGCTATTTTCAGATCTTCATTTTCCTCTAAAGCAAAGTTAACTAACTTGTCTAGAATAGGATCTTTATAGATTTTCCACCACTCTTTGCAAGAAAAAATCAAAGTCCTATCATTAGGAATATTAGTTTGAATACTATTAGGTTCTATTATATTTTCAGTTTTTATTTTTGGAATAGGTGAACATCCTATAAAAGCTAAAAATATAAAAGTAAAAAATAATTTTTTCACTATATTTCCCTCCTTTAAAATTTATAAAACACTTCAATAGAGTTTTCAAAAAAAGAAGAAAATTCCTTTTATTTTAAAAAATTTCAAAAAATAAAAAAAGGAAGCTAAGCTCCCAAAAAATTAAGACAATAGAAGATTATAGAGAAGTGTTTAAAAAGTTGAAATCTGAGATAAGAGTTTTTTTCTCAACACTTGGAGAATATTCTAGAACTAATCTATTAACTCCAATTCCTCTTTTTAATATATCTAAAAATTTATTTATATTAAAGTCGTTTTTTCTGATACTTTGGTGTAAATCTAATTCTCCATCATTAGTATGAAGATGATAAGCAAAGATAGAATCACTATTTTCCTTCATAATATCAAAGATATTCCATCCATTGATCTCTGCATGTCCAATATCTAAAACAGTTTGATATTTTTCATCTTTTAAAAACTTAAAGTATTTTTTTTCTGAAAAGATAGCCTCTTCTTTTAAACCTACATTTTCAAGAATAACCTTTACTCCATATTTTTTACCAAGTTCAACTAATTTTATAATTTTAGCTTTAATTAGAGCAATATCGCTATTTTCTTCGTGGTATTCACTTGTATGAAGAATAATATAGCTACCATTATATTTTTTTACAATTTCAAAGCAGTGAATATATGTTTCAAGAGCTTTTTGCCAATTTTCCTCATCACTGTCAGATAGAATACAAGTTTTGTATGGTCCATGAAAGGCAACCTCTTCAAATTCGATAGTATCTAGAAGTTTTAATGTTTTTTTAAAGTCAGAAGCATTGTCTGGTTCAAGAATAAACTCCATATTTTTTATATTGTTGTGTTCAATAAATTTTTTTATCTCTCCGTAGTTATTATTTTGAAAGATTAAACTACTTATAAATATTTTCTGTGACATTTTTATCCCACTCCTTTCTTTTAAATTTAATCTTTTTCTGTTAATTGAATTTAAAAAACAGGTAAAAGGTAAGTAAAAACTTATTCTTAGAGATAAAAATATTTTAAAAACTTTCTAAAGATGGTATAATTTTTTTGAGTTATTCTAAAAGACAAGAAATATAAATTATGATATAATATAGAGTAAATTTTTAAAGATAAGGTAATTGAAAAATATTAGGGAGAAAAGGAGAAAAAAGTGATAATCAACTCAGATTTTGAGATAAATGAGAGAAGTGTTGAAGAGTTTGCTAGGGTAATGGTACCAGAGGCATTGGAAAAAACATTGAATCTATCTTTATTAAAAGATGATAAAAATATAGAGATAAAAATGGAGATAGATAATAAAGTAGAAAGTTTCTCTTATATAAATTGTGAAGATAAGATAGAAGAGCAAAAACAGACAATGACAAAAATTCTATTATTAAAATTCTATAATAAAAATTACTCTTGGGGTGGCTTAATGGGAGTGAGACCTACAAAGGTTTTAAGAAGATTATTAGCCACAGGGTCTACATATGAAAAGGCTGAAAATATGTTGAGAGATTTTTATTTGGTAACAGATGAAAAGATAAAACTTTTAGTAGATACAGTTAAAAAAGAGAATAAATTTCTAAATAGAGAGCATATAAATCTATATATAGGGATACCTTTCTGCCCTAGTAAATGCAAATATTGTTCTTTTGCATCTTATGAGATAACAAGTGGAGTGGGAAGATATTACAATGGTTTTGTAGATACTCTTTTAGAAGAGATAGAGATTACTGGAAAATACTTGAAAGAGAAAAGCTTAAAGATAGAGTCTCTATATATGGGTGGGGGAACTCCTACAACTCTTAGTGAAAAAGATTTAGAAAGAGTGTTAATTCAAATAAATAGACATTTAGATATGACTAATATTAAAGAGTTTACTTTAGAGGCTGGAAGAGAGGACTCACTTACTGAGAAAAAGTTTTATTTAGCTAAAGAGTATGGAGTGGATAGAATAAGTCTGAATCCACAAACTTTTAATGAAGAAACTTTAGCAAAGGTAAATAGAAGATTCAATAGAGAAAACTTTGACAAGTTTTTTAAATTAGGAAAAGAACTTGGTTTTATAATCAATATGGATTTGATAATTGGATTGCCTGATGAAAGTACAGAGGATATTTTATATACTTTAGATGAAGTAGAAAAATATGATATAGATAATCTAACTGTTCATTCACTAGCATTTAAAAGAGCCTCAAATCTTTTTAAAGAGGATAAAAGTAGAAAAGAGATTGATAGAGAGGTAATTGAAAATAGAATAAAAGATTTAGTTGCATCTAAAGAGATGTTCCCATACTATATGTACAGACAAAAAAATATTATGGAATGGGGCGAGAATGTTGGTTACTCTAAAGAGGGAAAAGAATCTATTTTTAATATAGAGATGATAGAGGAAAATCAATCAACTATGGGACTAGGTGGAGGAGCTATAACAAAAATAGTCTTAGAAGAGGGAGATGGAAAAGACTATATTGAAAGAATAGTAAACCCTAAAGACCCTGCTCTATATATAAGAGAGATGAAAGAGAGAATGGAAAGTAAGTGTAAATTGTTTGATAGGCTAGGAGAGGTAAAATGAAAAATTGGATACTGATTTTTGTAGTTATGCTTACACTTGGTTTATTTACAGAGTATAGTTTTACAGAGGAAAAACCTAAGTTTAAAGTTATTATGAGTGAAAATATGCTTGAGAAAAAAGATTTTAGATTGGACATAAATCTTGCAACAAAAGAGGAGATGAACAATAGTAAAATTGGAAAGAGCTACATTAGTAAGATAATTGATTATAGAGAAAAAACAGGTGGTTTTTTAAAGATTGATGAATTAAAGAGAATAAAAGGGATTGGAAATGCAACTTTTGAAAAGCTATCTAAGAAATTTAAGATAGAATCACCAATTAACAAGAAACCTCTGTATATTAATGATGCTAATGAGGAACTTTTAAAATACTATGGTTTTGATAAAAAAGAGATAAAGAAATTAAAAGATTATTTAGATAAAAATAGAAGAATAGATAATAATATCCAGCTGATGGAGCTGTTATCTAAAAAAAGATATGAAAAATATAAAGAAATAATAAAATATGATAAATTTTAGAGGTGGTAATAATGAGTAGAATAATAAGAGGAGTTAGTAAAAACGCAAGATTCTTTTTGGTAGATACAACAGATATAGTTCAAGAGGCTTTAAATATTCATAAGTGCAGTCCTACAGCTATAGATGCTTTTGGAAGATTATTGACAGCTGGAGTTATAATGGGAAGTACTTTAAAGGGAAAAGATGTTTTAACTTTAAGAACAGATACAGATGGACTTTTAAATAATATGGTAGTTACAGCAACAGCAGATGGTGGAGTAAAAGGATATCTTTCTAATCCTTCAGTAGATGTACCACTAAGAGATGATGGAAAATCAAATGTAGGGGCATTAGTTGGAAGAGGAACAATGAAAATAATAAAAGACATGGGATTAAAAGAGCCTTATGTAGGAATTTCAACAGTTGATACTGGAGAGATTGCACAAGATTTAGCATATTATTTTTATAATTCAGAACAAACACCTACTGTAATTGCTTTAGGAGTAAAATTAAAAGATGCAAATACAGTGGCTTGCGCTGGTGGATATATGTTACAACTTTTACCAGATGCAGAAGATGAGTTTATAACAGCTCTTGAAAATAAAATTCAAGCTATAAGACCTATGACAGAGCTTATGATGGGTGGAATGGACTTAGAAAGAATTTTAAAACTTCTATATGAAGATATGAATAGTGAAGATAACGAAAAATTAGTAGAAAGCTATGAAATCTTAGAGGAAAAAGAAGTTAGCTATAAATGTGATTGTAATAAAGATAAATTCTATAAAGGATTAATTACTTTAGGAAAAGAGGAATTAAATAAAATTTTTGCAGAAGAGGAAAAAATAGAGGCTGAGTGTCATTTCTGTGGAAAGAGATATGAATTTAAAAAAGAGGATTTCAAAGATATTTTAGAGGTGAAATAAAAGATGAAATTAATAGATTCTCATGCTCATTTAGATAATGAACAATTTAATGAGGACAGAGAAGAGGTACTAAATAGAATAAAAGAGAATTTAGATTTTGCTGTAAATATAGGGTATAACCTAGCTAGTAGCAAAAAAAGTGTTGAGTTTGCTAAGAATTATGATTTTATATATGCAGTAGTTGGAGTACACCCTGATGATATAGGGGAGTACTCTGATGAAGTAGAGAGAGAATTAGAAAAAATAGCTCAAGAGGATAAAGTTTTAGCTATTGGAGAGATAGGACTTGATTATCATTGGATGACTTTTCCTAAAGAGCAACAGCAAGAAGTTTTTAGAAAGCAGATGAAACTTGCTCAAAGAGTTGGTAAGCCTGTGGCAATTCACTCAAGAGAGGCTATGGAAGATACATTGAAAATCTTAAAAGAGTTTCCTGATGTAAAGGGGATTTTTCATTGCTACCCTGGATCATTAGAGACAGCTAAAGAGGTAATAGATAATTATTATTTAGGAATAGGTGGAGTCTTAACTTTTAAAAATGCTAAAAAATTAGTTGAAGTTGTAGAAAATATTCCTCTTGATAAACTAATAATAGAAACTGATTGTCCATATATGGCTCCTACTCCATATAGAGGAAAGAGAAATGAGCCAATATATGTTGAGTATGTTGCTAGAAAAATAGCTGAAATTAAAGGAATTAGTTATGAAGAGGTTGTAGAGGTAACTAATAAAAATACAAGAAAAGCTTATGGAATGGAATAGGAGAAAAATATGAAAATTTGTCCTGTATGTAAGGAAAAATTAGCAAGAGAGAATAAAACATATAAGTGTATAAATAATCACTGTTTTGATATGGCTAAACAAGGGTATCTAAATCTTTTGCTTTCAAATCAAAAACATAGTAAGACACCTGGTGATGATAAAGAGATGGTGTTGAGTAGAAAGAGATTTTTAGAGAAAGATTACTATAAGATTATCTCTGACAGTGTTAATAATATAGTTTTTAAGTTGAGAAATTCAAATAGTTTAGAGATATTGGACATAGGTTGTGGAGAGGGATACTACACAGGTAGATTAAAAAAATTTCTTGATGAAAATGGTGTTGAAAGCAATATTACAGGTATAGATATATCTAAAGAAGCTATTATCTGTGGAGCAAAAACATATAAAAATATTGATTGGGTAGTGGCAAGTGCAACAAATATTCCTTTAGAAGATGAATCACTAGACTATATAATATGTATGTTTGCAAAAATAATACCTGAAGAGAAGATGAGAACTTTAAAGAAAGGTGGAAAACTTATTATTGTATCAACTGGAGAAAAACATCTGATTGAGCTTAAAGAAGTTGTATATGATAAAGTAAGAACTGAATTTTATTCACCAATAGAGGATCTAAAAATATTTAAACATCTTGAAACTGTAAATTGTACTGGAAAATCTTTTATAAAAGAGAATGAAAGCATAAAAAACCTTTTTGATATGACTCCGTATAAGTGGAGAAGTCCAAAAGAGGGAGTAGATAGATTGTTTAGTTTAGATAACTTAGAGATAACAATAGATGTAAATATTGATATTTTTCAAAAGGATTAAATTATGATATTGGGAATAGGAAATGATATTGTCGAGATATCAAGAATAGCAAAAGCTATATCAAATGAGAAATTTTTAAAACGTGTTTATACAGAAAAAGAGATTGAGATTATAAGTAAAAAGGGGAACTCTGAAGCTAGCTATGCTGGGAGATTTTCAGCTAAAGAGGCTATATCAAAAGCTTTAGGGACAGGGGTCAGGAATTTTAATTTAACAGATATTGAGATACTAAATGATGAACTAGGAAAACCTTTTGTTGTTTTTAAAAATAATCTTTTAGAGATAATGAAAGGGAAAAAAATTGAAATTTCTATTTCACATTCTAGAGAATATGCTACTGCAATAGCAATATTAATAGAGAAGGAGTGATAAAATATGGTGACAAAAGAATTTTATAATGAACTTGAAGAGTATATAAATAGTTTAAAAGATAAAAAAGATGATGTTAAAATTTTAAACTTTGTAATAGAAAAATTAGATAGTATTCCTATGGAAGTTCAAAAATTTATAGCAGAAAAAACAGGACTTATGGAAATTTCTATTGAAAATACAATTAATTTTTATCCTAAATTTAGAAATAAAGTGGCAGGAAAAAAAGTTAAAGAGGTTGCTATCTGTGTAGGAATGACTTGTGGAAGTTGGGGTAAGGGATATTATGATGAACTTGCTAAAATTCTTGAAATAGATGAAAAGGGAATTTCAAAGGATGGGAAAATCCAACTTACTACAAAAAGATGTTTTGGAAGATGTGCAAAAGGTCCAAATATGTCAATAGATGGAACTATATATAGTATGGTAACTATGGACGAGATAAAAAGAAGATTAAATTTAAAATAGGTATTGGGAGGAACTAACTTGGATATATTAGATATAAAAAGAGAGTTTGCAGAGTATAAACAAACAATAAATGATATTAGGGGGTCTCTTTGACTTAGAAAAGAGAGAGGTTAAGATAGCAGAATTAGAAAAGCAAACTATGGAAGAGAGCTTTTGGAATGATAAAAGAAAAAGTTCAGCTGTGATAAAAGAGATGAACGGAGAAAAAGAGATAGTTGCAGAGTATAAAAAACTTGAAGCTGAAGTTGGAGAAGAGGAAGTTTTAATAGATTTTGTTGAGATGGGAGAGGAAGAGTTTCAAGAGGAGTTAGAGGAGAAACATAAGATTCTTGGAAAGGATTTAGATCATTTTGACACAAGACTTCTTTTAGATGGAGACTATGACTCTAATAATGCTATTGTGACAATACACTCAGGAGCAGGGGGAACAGAAGCTTGTGACTGGGCAGATATGTTATATAGAATGTATTCAAGATGGTGTAATGATAAAAAATATAAGATAAGTGAGATGGA
This region of Fusobacterium varium genomic DNA includes:
- a CDS encoding TatD family hydrolase — translated: MKLIDSHAHLDNEQFNEDREEVLNRIKENLDFAVNIGYNLASSKKSVEFAKNYDFIYAVVGVHPDDIGEYSDEVERELEKIAQEDKVLAIGEIGLDYHWMTFPKEQQQEVFRKQMKLAQRVGKPVAIHSREAMEDTLKILKEFPDVKGIFHCYPGSLETAKEVIDNYYLGIGGVLTFKNAKKLVEVVENIPLDKLIIETDCPYMAPTPYRGKRNEPIYVEYVARKIAEIKGISYEEVVEVTNKNTRKAYGME
- a CDS encoding NAD(P)H-dependent oxidoreductase subunit E yields the protein MVTKEFYNELEEYINSLKDKKDDVKILNFVIEKLDSIPMEVQKFIAEKTGLMEISIENTINFYPKFRNKVAGKKVKEVAICVGMTCGSWGKGYYDELAKILEIDEKGISKDGKIQLTTKRCFGRCAKGPNMSIDGTIYSMVTMDEIKRRLNLK
- the hslO gene encoding Hsp33 family molecular chaperone HslO gives rise to the protein MSRIIRGVSKNARFFLVDTTDIVQEALNIHKCSPTAIDAFGRLLTAGVIMGSTLKGKDVLTLRTDTDGLLNNMVVTATADGGVKGYLSNPSVDVPLRDDGKSNVGALVGRGTMKIIKDMGLKEPYVGISTVDTGEIAQDLAYYFYNSEQTPTVIALGVKLKDANTVACAGGYMLQLLPDAEDEFITALENKIQAIRPMTELMMGGMDLERILKLLYEDMNSEDNEKLVESYEILEEKEVSYKCDCNKDKFYKGLITLGKEELNKIFAEEEKIEAECHFCGKRYEFKKEDFKDILEVK
- a CDS encoding methyltransferase domain-containing protein, translating into MKICPVCKEKLARENKTYKCINNHCFDMAKQGYLNLLLSNQKHSKTPGDDKEMVLSRKRFLEKDYYKIISDSVNNIVFKLRNSNSLEILDIGCGEGYYTGRLKKFLDENGVESNITGIDISKEAIICGAKTYKNIDWVVASATNIPLEDESLDYIICMFAKIIPEEKMRTLKKGGKLIIVSTGEKHLIELKEVVYDKVRTEFYSPIEDLKIFKHLETVNCTGKSFIKENESIKNLFDMTPYKWRSPKEGVDRLFSLDNLEITIDVNIDIFQKD
- a CDS encoding coproporphyrinogen III oxidase yields the protein MIINSDFEINERSVEEFARVMVPEALEKTLNLSLLKDDKNIEIKMEIDNKVESFSYINCEDKIEEQKQTMTKILLLKFYNKNYSWGGLMGVRPTKVLRRLLATGSTYEKAENMLRDFYLVTDEKIKLLVDTVKKENKFLNREHINLYIGIPFCPSKCKYCSFASYEITSGVGRYYNGFVDTLLEEIEITGKYLKEKSLKIESLYMGGGTPTTLSEKDLERVLIQINRHLDMTNIKEFTLEAGREDSLTEKKFYLAKEYGVDRISLNPQTFNEETLAKVNRRFNRENFDKFFKLGKELGFIINMDLIIGLPDESTEDILYTLDEVEKYDIDNLTVHSLAFKRASNLFKEDKSRKEIDREVIENRIKDLVASKEMFPYYMYRQKNIMEWGENVGYSKEGKESIFNIEMIEENQSTMGLGGGAITKIVLEEGDGKDYIERIVNPKDPALYIREMKERMESKCKLFDRLGEVK
- a CDS encoding helix-hairpin-helix domain-containing protein gives rise to the protein MFVVMLTLGLFTEYSFTEEKPKFKVIMSENMLEKKDFRLDINLATKEEMNNSKIGKSYISKIIDYREKTGGFLKIDELKRIKGIGNATFEKLSKKFKIESPINKKPLYINDANEELLKYYGFDKKEIKKLKDYLDKNRRIDNNIQLMELLSKKRYEKYKEIIKYDKF
- a CDS encoding sugar phosphate isomerase/epimerase gives rise to the protein MSQKIFISSLIFQNNNYGEIKKFIEHNNIKNMEFILEPDNASDFKKTLKLLDTIEFEEVAFHGPYKTCILSDSDEENWQKALETYIHCFEIVKKYNGSYIILHTSEYHEENSDIALIKAKIIKLVELGKKYGVKVILENVGLKEEAIFSEKKYFKFLKDEKYQTVLDIGHAEINGWNIFDIMKENSDSIFAYHLHTNDGELDLHQSIRKNDFNINKFLDILKRGIGVNRLVLEYSPSVEKKTLISDFNFLNTSL
- the acpS gene encoding holo-ACP synthase, encoding MILGIGNDIVEISRIAKAISNEKFLKRVYTEKEIEIISKKGNSEASYAGRFSAKEAISKALGTGVRNFNLTDIEILNDELGKPFVVFKNNLLEIMKGKKIEISISHSREYATAIAILIEKE